The Xylocopa sonorina isolate GNS202 chromosome 5, iyXylSono1_principal, whole genome shotgun sequence genome segment GGTGATGAAGTCGGGGGGGATGAGGAGAGAGCCGTTGCTCTAATGTCTTCTTCCCTTCTTTCGGTAAACTTTCGTTTTGGTAAAATGCTCTTTGAAAGGCTCCACTTTGGTCGGTTGTTTCTTCTTCTGTTCTTTATAAAAATAAACGATACGCTTTTCCTTAGAAGAGAGAACGAGAAGCGGCGTGAGATCGATCAGCTGAGGtacgagttttaattcttcgggAAAGATTCGATAATTATTCGATAGAATTACAATTAAGAAAGCTAGATGAATCTCTCCGCGGTACTTTGCTATCATTCAATCGTACGTTTCAAGtaggtatatatgtatattaatatATCTATATCAACTCTATCAgaaaaaaagatttcaaaattGAAGAAAGACACTCGGATCTCTCTTCGTCCATTTTACTTCTACCGAATTCACATTGGCTCGTACGAGcactggatcgaagaaatccatCGTTCGAAGGTCTGAATCGATTTACCATGGATCGGGAGGAAACTTTTTAAACGGTTCGAGAATCTACAAATCGGGGAATAAAGATTAAATTTCAGAAACGACCACTCGCCGAAATGTTCTCGGGAATGTACATCGTCATCTGTCTTCCGTGCAGAATTTCTTCAAGAGGAATTTACGATGTCGAAGGCTCAGGACTGGCGTCGATGTAGTCGATATCCGACGACGTCGCGGTGCTGGCGCGTCTCCCTTGCCTGGGGGATGCGTTTATACGCGTTTTCACGCTGGTCGTCGAAACGCTCAGACGATTTCCCGTTCGTTGCGCCGGCTGTTGCCTCGTTCTGTAATTATCCCATTTGATATCGATCTCTTAGAATTAATAATTTAGTATTTATGGGGAAGTGGAAATTCTTGTAATTCAAATAATTCAAAGGTATCACGTGAATGGTTCACGCTTTGCGAACAGGAGAGCTTGACTTTTGTTGCAATTGGCTACAGTCCAAAGGTATCGCGAAAAGCGAGACCGAAACTTCCAAAGAGCGTTTATAACTTTTTCGCAGCGTGGAATTTATAGCCGAGGCTGTTTCCCGATCAATGGTTTTTCTCTTGTCGCGATTTTGACGCGTATCGATCGTTCATTCGGTAACATGTGAAAGTTGAGCTCCGTCATTCGGTGTCTAATTTATAATGAAACTTACTTTATTCCTGGTCAGAATGAATAATTATTTATCTAATGCTTGAAAATTGAACATTGTCAGGTTCGTTATACGTTAGACTAGATATCTCGCACTAAATAAAAGGAGTCCCTCCAACAATTATTTCTCCCCCTGTGCTCTCGCGGGTCATCATCTACCGGCGCGGAATCCCCATTTACTCTTCTTATTAAATCCTCTCTCAGCTACTTTAAAATTACCTCTATCGTTCGCCTCTCTCGAAAAGTAAAAAAGAGCACGACAATTGCGACGTCGAAGCGGAGCGGTAATTAGTTCAGCGGTTTAACTCACTTCAGCCTCTCCTCGGCACCCTTCATGGCAGTGTTCAGATCCTCCTCCCACTGTTTCTCCTTCCTCTCCCTCTCCTGCCTCTCCATTTCGCGTTCACGATTGTACACACGGTATTCCGGGATGAACGCTAATCTCCTGAGGTCCACGCTCGGTCCAGCGCCTTCCACTGTCCCCAGCGCCGCCTCTTCCACGGGATGATCGACTTTCAGGGATCTGCGCGCATAACAGAAGAAACGAAGACCTTCGGTTCCTTGCAAAGTGAAAAATTCTCGACGCAATCATTGGAACGAACGAACGATAGACGGCAGAGTGTCGAGATCGAATGTAAATTAGAAGAATGGAAGAGAACTGGACGTGGAAGCAACTCGATGGCAAGAAAACACGAAGGATAAATTTAAAACGGATCCTTCGAATGAGAAGAATAGAATGGCGGGGCAAAGTAAAAAGGACTGCCTTTAATCAATATCCTTGGCGTCAATTTCCTTTGGGGAGTAACAGGGGACAGATCACAGGACGTCGGCTGGAATCGTGCAATTAATTTCACCACGCCGTAACCCGCTTACCTTTGCTTCGCGAGACGCTTCTTCTTCTTGTGCAACGGCTTCGTCTCGATGATCATCTCCTCCAGCTCGAACGTCGGATCGCAATTCAGGTGATCCTTCGGCGGCGTGAATGGCGGCTTGATCTGCTTGTTCAACACTTTGTCGAAGTCGAGCCCTCTCATCGCAGTCACTCGCTTCAGCTCCTCCAACGTGGATACCCGCGCCCCAGGCGTTACGGTTAGTAATCTGTCCAACAGCTCGCATATCAACGAACTCCAGCCGGTGGGCGTCGGCCTTTCCTTCTAAATGACAATGTTTCTTTCATTCGGGCATCGCCGAGTCGGAACGTCGTACGGAAATGGTATCACGTGGCATTCAACCGTGGACCGTGAGGGAAATACGACTCGACAGTGGTGCAAGGATCGACGAAGAAGGGAAAGGAACGTATAAAACCTCCTCGTCGACAATTTTACCTGTAAGATCTGCAAAGCCTCTCTATGAGACGTAGTGGAGCAGAGTGGATAAGGGCGTTCTCCGGCAAGGGTTTCCCAAGCAAGAACTCCCAGGCTCCACCAGTCGACGGCGAAGCCGTAGCCAAGGACACCGTATTCCTCGCAGGAGCACATGTAAATTTCCGGAGCTGCATTCGAATAACATTGAGAAAAGTACTGCTCGATACGATACATATGTAGAGATATTAAGGGAACGGGATGATTTATTCGTTCCTTTTCATGCATCTGAAAGTAAGCGTATATACGTGTGTCTCTCTATCTAGACAGTTTTACTATATATGTCACGTTTCCTGACACACGGTCACTATCTTAATATGATTACAACACGGTTGTACACACCCGTGTCGCTGTATCCACTTCAGTAGATTATACCGCAATGCACAGACTAGGCTAGTACCTAATCTTAATCTACTGCACTGGATATAATGGCGAGCGTATCGATGCTTGTTCGAATAAGATAGCGGCCACGTCAAAATCGTGACACATTGCAGACTATTTACCAACGCGAATAATGAGGTAAATACGATACAATAACGAGGAAACGAGGAAGATAACATTTCAATTCAGTCATCCTTAATCAGAGATCAAAGGAGTCTCTCTCATCGAGTATTGCTTAATTGTATCAGAAACCGCTTTCTTCCTGTTAGCCAATGAGCTTGAAACGAATTGCTTAGGCATCATCGACTGTTTCAAGCTTGATTAATCAAACCGACGCAACGTCTATCCTATAATTAATTCGTACCTATGTATGGTTTCGTTCCTGACATCGACGTGGCTAGTTCCCCATTTTCCAGCACCGTTGCGATGTTGAAATCCGTCACGTGCGCGTGCCCTAAACAGAACGGAATCCTCGTCGCGTAAGCTGTTATTCGGAATCGAACAAGGAATCTTCGCCTTTCAAATATCCCCTTGCTATGCCGGGAACAACGACACCGATTCGATTAGTCGCCAGCTGGCGATCGTTAGCTACCGATCACCGTCTGCTACGAACATTACGAACGGTGCGTCGTATGCGTGGCTTCgatttactcggagacgatccAATATCCTGTTACCCGACGTCGATCAGCTATTCTACGAACACCTTTCGTCTGGAGAAATATGAGGTTTCCGGAGTGAACGAGTGGAAAGTATCGATCAACGTGCGCACACAGGGCGAACATTAATCTTTTTTGAAATGTTTCACTCGAACCCCGCATCGTTATACGCCAGTTTATCTTCATTTCTTATCGACATTACGATTTCTAAGCCAGAACGAGGACGTATCGTACGTTTAATGGCGAAAACGACTTTGACTCTATCGTATGTCGGTTAATTAATATCGAAGTTAAATGAGCGATAAGAACCGTCGCGAAAACAACGGAGGTAAATTTCGCGGTACGTCGAGCAGACAAAATGGAGGTCTCCCGATGGAATTAACGCCGGGCCGTGCCTTCCTCTTGGTAATTTTTACGGAATTTTTAAAAGCACGGCTCGCTGACGCGTTCATCGACCGGTGAAAGGGTTAAAAGGCAACGTCGCAAGTCGCACGTAAAGGAGCGACACTCGGCCCTGGTAATTTTAAATGATGCAGAAGCAATTTCGAGGCTCGAGCAGCTGTCGGCTAAATGTGGTAGGAAATTGGGGTTGCCCTTCTTCCGTGCCGCGTAGGCAAGCCCTTTTGAAGGTGATGCTATCGAGTGCCTTACTGTTCTTAGTCCGTTTTCGAACGACAAACActttttttcgcgttcggatgTGCTAATGAAAGTATCGTGGAAGAAAATAATTTTCGACATCAGGACTTTCCAGCGTTGATATCGACGCGAGTACCTCGACACGGGGCGTCACTTCGCTGCGACGCTTCTTTAATGTCAAGCAAATTTCGAAGCGTTCAGAGATTATGCGTTTAGTTTACGGGTAATTTGGTTTACGAGGAGAGTTCGTTGGTTCGCGAAGTGAAATTCGCCGCGAGGTGCGGGATTACTCGACGACTTATGAAGTAAGCTAAAGGAGCTTGCGTGTTTTCGATCTCGCGAAACTAATTTGAACCGCCGCGGGCGACATAATTCAAATCCGTCGACGAAATTGTGAAATTCCAGGCCCCTCCGTGGTACGCTTTGAATTCCGCGCGACGAGTACATCGAGCGGGAAACGGGGACTTAATAAGAACCCTACAGGTCGAAATAAAAAGGTAGTCCATATTTCTGATCGCTGACAAATCGTACAAAGCGAGCTTCATCTCTCGATCCCGTCTACCGTGATCACGGGCACTTTCGGTCGGACGGTCGTTtagaaattgaagaaaaattggTACCCAGAAAAGTGTTTGAAAGCCAGCCGAGAAATCCTCTCCCGAGGTGACGTAATGGGCATGGAAATCTCTCGTAACGGAACTTTTTATTCAACTCCGTTTCGAGCCTCGCCTCTTTTCGTTCTTTTATTGCGAACGTTTTTGTAATGGATCGAGGACGAGGGCTCTTTGAGACGGCGCGGTCGTGTCAAAGGGTGGAAGGTAAAGCTTCCAAGGCACGAGGCCTCGGGTCGAATCGGAAGCGTAAAATTATTTATAGGCTGACTCAGTCCGTACCTCCGCGTACGCTCTAaagagaaggaaaagagagacagagggagAGGAAAATGACCGGATCTGTGGCCTGCTGCTACGTCACCGGAATATAATGCGGTCCTCTATTACAGCCGTTCTTTGCCCTTTGATGAACAATCAGAAGCGGTTCTCCGTCGCCGTGTCTTTATCGATCATTCTTTTCCGGGATAAACCTCGATCGTAAAAGGTGTGCTGGTTGGAGTTTGATTGGATCAGGCGGGACGAATAGCCAGTCACTTGGTCGTTCACTTTCGTCGTGAGGCAGGTGATCGATAGTGCGTGGCATCGATGAATGAATTAGATCCGATAGAAAGGATCCTTTGCTCCGTTAAATGTTAATTTCTTTATCGTAACTCATGTCTTATTTGCCATGTAGGAATTGAATATCTGAATATCTCAATGCGCGCACGGGATCTCTCTCCAGATTTTATTACGATCTTTCAACACTCCCCTTCTTTCTCGAACTACTTTCAAACTTTAATACTCAAGTTCCGTCTATTCGATTAAACTCCCTACCTAgggtcttctcttttttttatcgCAGTTCAACAATAATACCAATTCTCGTGACGGATCACGTATTCGCGTCCAATCTGGAAACTTTGCCCGGCAGTTTACCTTGGAACTTGGAAACTGCGCGGTTTTCGTCGATGCGAACTAATAGGAACCTAATAAATATAGTTTTCAACTTCGTGGCAAGGTTCTACCGTGTGTttgttattaatattaatatcgaCAACTTAAAACTTGTAATTGCAAATAGTCGATTGTTTGCCCCATTGTTTCGCTAATAATTTATCCCGGATACTCGTTCGCATAATTGCTAAACTCTTTCCGCTTGGCTGCACCCTCTCCGTTATAGGGAAATTTAATCGGTTTTATTAATTAAAGCTCGAATTACCAACAATGAATTAGCTGCTTCGCTGTTCGATTACCGTGTAGCGTCGTGTAGATAAAAATTATCGATTTCCAGGCCACGTGTCTCTGGCACTTCAGCTGATGACGAAATATCAACTGCAGGGTGAATTGTCCGGTGTTTCGTACAGCGCGAAGCATTGCGGACTTCTATTTTCATTAAGATCACCCCAGGAAATAGACGACATTCGTTGGAACGGAGCAACTGTTTCAGTCGGGCTTACCACCTCATTTCAAGACTTATTGGAACCGTTTCCGATAGAAAATCCTGCGATCTGACGCTTCTTTTTAATCCTCGTCGAAGTAAATGCCAAATGTTCTACGGTTCCGTTCGAACAGTCTCCTTTAACCGGTCCACTTGCTCGATATTGTATTCTTTAATCCATTCGCTAGCAAAAGATCGACATTGGAAGATTCGAAAGACAATCTTCGTTCCGATCTTCGATCGAACAGCTTCACCGATAACGAGGAAGCAATTCTGACGTTCACGAGCGCACGTTAATTAAGACCGTGTGTCGCTCGATTGCCGCGTTTGTCTACGTGAACGTGGAAATCAAATGCGTTAAAGGTATGCAGTAAACGGGTCGGTTGATACGCAAACGAACCAAGTGCAAGTTTGCCGGCAGTCCTGCCACCATTTGCAGGACTCCAAATATCGTTCGACGGTGTGTAAGTACACGGTCGAACGCATTGAACGAGGGCGCGCTCACGCTAAAGGTTGATAATTGAAGAGGCACCGAGGCCTCTTTTCAGACGCGCGAATCCTTTCAGTTTGGACCGACGTTCCCTTTCACGTTCGACTCTCCCATCCACGAGCCGATTTATATCGAGAGTGCAGCTTCGTTTCACGTATTTCCGGCGATGATCACCGTGTATCTTCCGCGTCGCTTTCCGCTACGCTCTCCACCCCCCGTTTATCCCGCTTCCGCCCGTAAGAAACGCAACGTGCGATTTATTACAGGGGAAGGCTGTGCCCCAAGGTGAATTTGCGAAACATATTTCAACTCCGGCTATTCCTCTTAAAGCACATCGCTTTGGTGGAGGGAACCGCGCGTTGAATTATACATCGGACTTAGTTCGAGGGTGTCTTCAACAGAAATTTCCATACCCTCCTCGTCCGCTCGTCTTTATTCGGAATCGCTGGACGGAAGGGAGTTTCGAGGACTGAACTTGCTGTGTATTTTAGTAATATTCCTATCGAACGTACGTAATTAACGGCGCTAACTGGAAAACGCAATAAAACAAGAAAGAGAAGAAGGACTGAACTAACAAGGATCTCGTTCGACTTCGTTTGCTGATTAAATCAGCCTGCGTTTAAAGAAACGCGCGCGACGAAGGTGGTGCGAGGTCAGCGAACGTTAGCGTTTTGATTTTCGTTCGCAAACCCTGTGACGGCGAGTGAATTAAATAAACGTAATTGCAAATAGGACAgcggaattaattattcggagCGTAAATTTCTGTTCGCGGCATTCTGTCGCGGCGAGTTTCTCTTCGAAGATGGTCTCCtttgataatgcgacactctctgCAGAACACGTTAAAGGTATGCAGTAAGGATATTAGATACCACGACGAACGATAAAGTCGCTCGAGTAGGCGATCATCTAATTATTTCGAGCGGCAAATTGGATTGTCCGACAGACCATTTTCCACTACGGTAGCATGTAAACTTCCTCGTCGCCAGTGTTCTTCCACTGTTGTGTTTCAAGTTTCCCACCATGTGATCATCAACGCGCTCTGTTTCGTATTGTCTCCAATTTCTTTCTGAATTTTTTTGTCAGAGTCTTGCAAAATGTATACTGTGCGTTTATAAATTTTCCCAAGGAGGAAACAACGGGCGAGGGAACACGTTAAACGAACGAAACGAGGAGATATGTATAAATCCAtcgtaatatttcttatcaccaaacatttccaGGTTGCATTGTTGCATCAAAGACTTGTTCGTGTTCGTTTCATAGCGGGATGGAAGATgaggaaataataaataaatccaGTTGGTACCAAGTTCGTTAGTACTACAGCATCGCGTATTTTGCGCTTCATCGTAATTCCTTGGCGGATAATGGGGCACAGAATCCAGGAATTACACCGATGAAGAGCCCGTTCTCCTCGGTTTACGTAGGGATCCGAGAGTTTGTAGCGAGTGTAATGTATTTATAGTTCGTAGAAGTGGAACGAGTGTAACGTAAATTCGTGTTATCTCTGGAACGTGCCTCGGTCTGATCGCAGCCATAGACGTTGTTTTTAACAATAACCACCCGGCACCGGCCGATAATATGATagaatatgatatattatgatgaagTTTCAGAGCGATTCAACTGACGTTGAATTTCATTATTAATTTGGTCAGTGAAAAAAGTCGGGGAGGAGCAGTAAAGTttaaaaaacgatatttcctcgcgagcTCCGCGAATAAAAGAGGGATCAAAGTGCTTGCTCGACAGGTTTTCCCTCTCAAGGATCGTTATGGGACGCTCGTAAATCGGTTAGATTCCCGGTGTTCTCCATTTTTACCATTTACCGTCGCGCTAAGCTGGAAGAACTCCTCGGCAAAGGAGATTTCGTAGCGAGGCCCTGAATTATTCCACGCATAAAGGAAAGAAGACGAAGTTGACGGTAAATTTTTAATACGCGAAGCAAGGCTCGGCACGTACCTTCCTCGTCCAACAGGATGTTGTCAGGCTTTATGTCACGGTGAACGATTTTGTGACACCGTAAATAATCGAGGGCCAGCGCGATCTCCGCGACGAATAGCACCACGCTCTCCTCGGTGAACACGACCTCTTGCTGGATGTGGTACCTCAGGTCCCCGCCGAGCAGCAAGTCGGAGACCATGAAAAGGTCTTCCTCGTCTGGAACGAGACGACGCACGGATTTAATTTTCGTTGCGTTCGTTCGATGGACTCGACGAGTTGGGATAATTAAAGGTCTAAACGGCGGAAACGAACGAAGAAAGATCGTCGATCGAGTTAGTTCGCGTAATGCTTTTAGCCACCGTCCGGCATGGAAAATCGATTACGAAGGGGGATGCGAAACGATGGTAATCTCGTCCGACGAGATTCGAAGAGCGGGGACGATCGGTTTACCTTGGAAGCTGAACCACAAGTTCACCAAACAGGGATGTTCCAGCTGCGAGAGGATCTCCACTTCTCGCGCGACGTTCTTCAACGCCCCTTTCACCGCGCACTCACCCTTGTGGACGTACTTCATCGCGTACATGTTCCCGGAACGGTCCCTCTTCTGTACTATGCACACCTATTAAGAAATAATTAATGGCTCGTTACCGGATCAGCGGTGAATCGCTTTGGCTCGACGCTGGCCTGATTATTATTGCTCGACAATAAACGAGGCTCGTGGACGTTTGCGACAGGGAAAAATGACGCGCGACCACGGAATAACGGAGGATGGTAAGAGTCTTGGAATATCGAGAACGGGGTCGCTGATGAATTACGATGGAATCTTTTTTCCCCCTCCGTTCTTCTTTCTTGCTTCTGTCGAAGGGAGGTTAAATGTTAACGAGCAAGAAAGGTAATACGACGTGGATATTTTTCGAGGCGAAGTTTAGCCATCGATTCGGTATGAATTATGGAAATGGGTCTAGTCTGCAATGGTAATTAGCCGTGGCACGCGAAATAACGTTGGAGAGTGGCTATCGATGAGCGAGTGGCGAATTATGTCACGAAGAAAGGTTTACGAGCACCTACACAGCAACTGGGCTGGAAAATGATAGTTCGTATTTCCATCCGATGGATAATAGGTTTCAGCTGGACCTGATAATGTAACCTACTGTTTCGGAGGTcagatttaattaaaatttgcatttcGCAAACGAAACAAAATTGCAGCCGCGTATGATGAAACTGGCCGGGTGTGTTCGTATTTTTGCGCGATAATTACTTAATTTTTTATCGAAATATTTCAATTTAGACGTACGAATTTTATACAATAGCACGAATCAGATTACACGCTTTCAATTAATAGTAGTTCGATAACCAATCCAGGTATTACCGCGGCCCAATTATTGAAGAAAATGGTACCAGGATTACGAGTAGTATATAATTCGAAGGACTCGTTATTTCAAAGGAAAAGCATCGGGAAAAAACAGAAGGAACGAGCAACGTTTCaatgattttaattaaaaaagtgGAAAAAGTTTATCTCGTACCTTTCCAAAGCTTCCCTTCCCGATGGCGCGCAGGATTTGAAAGTGATCGAAGTTCACTGAAACGAGAGAAACAACGGCTTAGAGTTAATAAAAATGGCTCGATGTTTAAAAGAAACAAGCCCACGTCTGTTGAAATTGTACGCTTCGCCGAAACAGAACCAACGAACGAACGTTCACGAAAGATCAATTATACGAGAACTGGCGCTCACGAGGCGGACCGGAACTCGCGGCGGTTACGCGAACATACCGAAGAATCGCGACAGGAAGTTTAATCGCTGTGGTTGTTCTCCTAAAATTGTAATATCCTGTCGTCTGTCGCGCTCCGTTTAGATCGATGATCATGGCGGATTTCGGTGAACACCCAAGATCCTGCGAACGGTTACGCATTTCGATCACGAACACCTGACGCAACGGACGCAATTAGCTTGTGGCTTATGACTTGCTTGACTTTCCCGGTCTACTAACTAGGCTATACAGAGAGAATTCTATGGGTCTACGGAGACATCTTTGAAAATTAGTTCTGCGTTGCATCTAAAGTGAACTTGATACAATATCACAGAAACGAAGTAACTGTGTCTTAATGCAGCCCCGCATTAAATCCGTGAGTTCAGCTTGTCGTTTCAAAGTTGATCAAACAAAGCAAGGACAATGTGTATCTTTCTCCTGGGAATTTATTTGTCTTCAGACTGGCTCTTTCGCGTTccatgtttgtgaaaccatcgtCTGGCCTCTGCTCGTTCTAACAAAATATCACGGACACCGTGTAAGGATTATTATGAGTAGTAAACTAGGGGAAGCAGAGTGTTCCGACAATCCTAGATACCTAACTGCTTCTAACGCATAGTAAACTAGTTCCTGCCAAAGTTAATAATTCAATCGATCCAATGGTTATTTGCCCCTCTTTGATCCCTATCGGTGAACTTTACGAAACGTTGCTACAGATCGTACAGACAGAAATTAGTCAATGAATCGTTTTGATAAGCTAGCTAGAAAGAAATTTAAATCACGAGCAATCTACTGAATTCAAAATGTCGTACACGCGTATAAGCGCGTTCGCCATGTCAGAGTTCGTTCAATTTGCACCACGTGGCTGTAACATGCTTGCAGAAGGACGATCGAGGAGCAATCTCTTACTCATCCCACCTCTCGCCACCCTTCACCTTGGAGCTAACAATAAACGCACAGTTGGCAGAAACGAACTCACCTTCTTCCCCAGGAGTCGGCTCGTTCCGTGTCGACTGGTTGGCGCCCATTTTTGCCCCTCAATGGATCTCGATACGTGACGCGAGTGCCGGCGGTCGGTGTAACGTGTAGCCAAGTACTTTGATCGGGGCAAGGAGAGACATCCACTTGGAATTCTCATGCTTCCACTCGCTCATAGCTCGGTTATTCATTCGATCGAGTATCCtatttttcctcttcttttttgcACCGCGTTGACTCCGCGTCCTTGTGTCCGGTTCTCCACCCTCCAACGTCGTCGTCCCGTTCCTTCGGCCACTTAATCTTGTTTCTTTCTCTTCGTACTGTCTCGATCCTCGTGTCAGGTTGTTATTAGATCTCTGCAAGAAGGTCGTTCATTTCCCGTAAAGATCCATCCATTGCTCTTAAACGTCACCCCCGTTTCTTCCACTCGAACCTCCCGCGTCCACCCTCTCGCCACCGCGAGGATTGTTTGCGTTTCTCCACCGCTGTTGCGTTTCCCTCTGTACACGAGCGTCGTCTCTATATTTGCCTTCCACTCTTCAGCTCGGTTTTTCTTTGATTTCGACCAGGGGAGATGCGTCGTCGTTGAAGCGTGTCACTGCGCCAGGTTCGAATTCCCTTCGTCTCTTTGGCCGTCGCGATTCACGCGTCGCGCTACCTTTTATCCAATTTCACCGAGCTCGGCCACCTCGGGAAACTTCTCTTCCCAACGTGGTCCTCGCAATCTCGAGAATCGGCTTCCGTCAATTTTGCACTCTTCCGCTTCGTGCGCTTTCATCCCCCTCCCGCCACTACCCTTCGCGTTCTTCTCCGTCTGTGTTCGTTGTAATATATCTCGAGCACCTTTGTTCGAAACTTTCCCGACCTCGCAGACTCTCGCAAACCCTCGTGAAAATTTCGCACTTGCTCACCGGCAGTCTCGTAAAAGTCCGCGGAGGCACCGACGCGATCGTTCTTCGCGGTCGTCGCGTTAATTACCGTCAGGCTGATTCGTCCGATGATTAATGCCGTCTGCGAGCTGATTCGCG includes the following:
- the LOC143423399 gene encoding serine/threonine-protein kinase 32A isoform X1; translation: MGANQSTRNEPTPGEEVNFDHFQILRAIGKGSFGKVCIVQKRDRSGNMYAMKYVHKGECAVKGALKNVAREVEILSQLEHPCLVNLWFSFQDEEDLFMVSDLLLGGDLRYHIQQEVVFTEESVVLFVAEIALALDYLRCHKIVHRDIKPDNILLDEEGHAHVTDFNIATVLENGELATSMSGTKPYIAPEIYMCSCEEYGVLGYGFAVDWWSLGVLAWETLAGERPYPLCSTTSHREALQILQKERPTPTGWSSLICELLDRLLTVTPGARVSTLEELKRVTAMRGLDFDKVLNKQIKPPFTPPKDHLNCDPTFELEEMIIETKPLHKKKKRLAKQRSLKVDHPVEEAALGTVEGAGPSVDLRRLAFIPEYRVYNREREMERQERERKEKQWEEDLNTAMKGAEERLKTRQQPAQRTGNRLSVSTTSVKTRINASPRQGRRASTATSSDIDYIDASPEPSTS
- the LOC143423399 gene encoding serine/threonine-protein kinase 32A isoform X2, yielding MGANQSTRNEPTPGEEVNFDHFQILRAIGKGSFGKVCIVQKRDRSGNMYAMKYVHKGECAVKGALKNVAREVEILSQLEHPCLVNLWFSFQDEEDLFMVSDLLLGGDLRYHIQQEVVFTEESVVLFVAEIALALDYLRCHKIVHRDIKPDNILLDEEGHAHVTDFNIATVLENGELATSMSGTKPYIAPEIYMCSCEEYGVLGYGFAVDWWSLGVLAWETLAGERPYPLCSTTSHREALQILQERPTPTGWSSLICELLDRLLTVTPGARVSTLEELKRVTAMRGLDFDKVLNKQIKPPFTPPKDHLNCDPTFELEEMIIETKPLHKKKKRLAKQRSLKVDHPVEEAALGTVEGAGPSVDLRRLAFIPEYRVYNREREMERQERERKEKQWEEDLNTAMKGAEERLKTRQQPAQRTGNRLSVSTTSVKTRINASPRQGRRASTATSSDIDYIDASPEPSTS
- the LOC143423399 gene encoding serine/threonine-protein kinase 32B isoform X4, whose amino-acid sequence is MGANQSTRNEPTPGEEVNFDHFQILRAIGKGSFGKVCIVQKRDRSGNMYAMKYVHKGECAVKGALKNVAREVEILSQLEHPCLVNLWFSFQGHAHVTDFNIATVLENGELATSMSGTKPYIAPEIYMCSCEEYGVLGYGFAVDWWSLGVLAWETLAGERPYPLCSTTSHREALQILQKERPTPTGWSSLICELLDRLLTVTPGARVSTLEELKRVTAMRGLDFDKVLNKQIKPPFTPPKDHLNCDPTFELEEMIIETKPLHKKKKRLAKQRSLKVDHPVEEAALGTVEGAGPSVDLRRLAFIPEYRVYNREREMERQERERKEKQWEEDLNTAMKGAEERLKTRQQPAQRTGNRLSVSTTSVKTRINASPRQGRRASTATSSDIDYIDASPEPSTS
- the LOC143423399 gene encoding serine/threonine-protein kinase 32A isoform X3; this encodes MNFDHFQILRAIGKGSFGKVCIVQKRDRSGNMYAMKYVHKGECAVKGALKNVAREVEILSQLEHPCLVNLWFSFQDEEDLFMVSDLLLGGDLRYHIQQEVVFTEESVVLFVAEIALALDYLRCHKIVHRDIKPDNILLDEEGHAHVTDFNIATVLENGELATSMSGTKPYIAPEIYMCSCEEYGVLGYGFAVDWWSLGVLAWETLAGERPYPLCSTTSHREALQILQKERPTPTGWSSLICELLDRLLTVTPGARVSTLEELKRVTAMRGLDFDKVLNKQIKPPFTPPKDHLNCDPTFELEEMIIETKPLHKKKKRLAKQRSLKVDHPVEEAALGTVEGAGPSVDLRRLAFIPEYRVYNREREMERQERERKEKQWEEDLNTAMKGAEERLKTRQQPAQRTGNRLSVSTTSVKTRINASPRQGRRASTATSSDIDYIDASPEPSTS